The Cucumis melo cultivar AY chromosome 9, USDA_Cmelo_AY_1.0, whole genome shotgun sequence genome includes the window GCATCCATAACGTTCCCagaataaggtacccaaccttagtTATACATTATAGACTGTTTGGTctatatatacttgaacttcCTCCATGCTTAtgtttctacataaagttcaactCTACACTAAATAGCCTCAGAACCTTggtttattagattcaagattatagtattctattttcactaataagtcctcaataaccactttttttaatagaatatatattaaattacaaactatgagttttgtgacataaattccaacaagtTGCTCGCCTAATAAACTTTACAAATGGtttcaaagaaaaattaaagttcttagATGCAAGAAGATTAGACACAAGAAGCCAAGCTTGTgacaagaaaaattaaatgcaTAATGGTTGCATAAAAAATTGCACTTGTATTGAAAATGACATAAATAATTTGGAAATTCAAAGTACATAAGTAGAAATTAACATTTACAaaagaagataaataaaatgCAAACACCCTCAAATTTAAGGCTTCGATGGCGATGGAGGCTGATGATTTCTCTCATCGCGGATAGCCTGGTTAAATCGCGTGAGGGGTCTTACAATGTTTTTGTGAAACCTATAGTACCAGAATGGTGCTACACATTAAAAGGTGTTGATATCTCTATAAGGCCGTGAATTGTGTGTCGCATCTCGCAGTGAGTTCCTCAACCAAACTAGTCAACGTTTTGGTTTGTTCCCTTATTTCCTCATTCTAATCCCTGATTACGATAAATTGTGTTTGGAGCTCTTGATTATGTGCTTTAAGCTCAATTACTTATTCCTTGAGTTAATTTACTTGTGCCTGATTGTTAGCACTTGTGTTGTCACATTTGAGTTCCCAATCCCCTAATTGTTTTTTACTCCGCAATTACATTTCTTAAAGATTACTTTGGCATTGGATTATGTCTTCAAATCCTTTCTCCATTGGTTTACATATGTAGTGATCCATGAACTTGAAGATATAATCCTCGTCaacttcttcctcttcttctctcACTGCCTCCTTCGACTTATCTTTTCGCACAGAAGTTTATGGAGTTGATTTGGGTGGCGAAGGGAGGCTTTTCTCTCTAACTTCCTCAAGGATTATTTCCTTTTCCCCTTGAAGTGGGTCATCAATAGCCTCCTCCAGGACTTTTCCTTTAAGCACCACAGTACTCGATGCCCCTTTTCAGACTCCTTGGACGCGTCATCCATAAATCCTGCTGGGTCAGAGAGGGATTCGTGCAAAACTTCCTAGTTTGATCCTTCAAGGCTCAATGGTTTGATTTGGTTGATTGGGGTTGTAGGAAGAGGTTGAGGAGTGTCCCTTTGAAGCGGGATGGAGGTTCCTATTGAGTGAAACAATACAAAAGCACGATCTTTGTTTGGGTTCTGAGGGTTTGGATTTTTGGGATTGTGGGGAGGAGTTGGACTTTTTGGTTTTGGAGGAAGGTAGCGGAGGTGATTTGTTTTTAGATTGCAAGGTAGCTTGAAAGGTTATTGGCGTTTTGGATTTGGCAGAAGTTTGAGAGGTTGTGACTTTGGAGAATTTGGATTTAATGGCGAAAGGGGATTGGTAAGCTTCTTCTTTTTAGAATACTGGTTAATGCAGGAGGCAAgattttcttcatttcctcgGCCTTAGAGGATTTGGCTCTTTTCGATCTTGAGGCCTCTTCCTCGCTTTGTCTCTTGCGTTTTAATGTAGGCCTTAGGTCACTGTGCAATATGAAAAAAATACATTGCAAAGAAATAACAAAGTGGAAAGTATAGAAATGaacattacaagttaggggaaatgAAAAATGGTATCTTCTCTACTCGAACTTTCAGCTTTCACCTACAATCTGATTGGAGGAGAAGCAGAAGAATAACTTTTACAGACGGTGAAAAGGCTACTTCTTTCCGTCATTCTATAGGGTTTGGCCCATTCAGCCCAGCTATGGCCAGTCCATTTAGATATCTGACTTCTCTTGAAGTAGGCTACGCTCTCTTTGTCCGGTAGATGTGGGATCCTTTTATAGGAAACTTTTAACGGAAAACTTCTGTTCTTTTGATCATGTCAACGTCGATTGTAGCCATTGTTAAGTCACAttaactccaactaccattcttgtcttctagtgaaccttTTCGCATGATGACGTAGATCCTCGACTAGAACTTGTACTTGCCAGACGGGCATTTTCCGCCTAGCTTTTGCGTGAGGTCCTCTTTGATTCActagtttcttcttttgttcctATTCCTTTAATAAGACACTAAAAATGCGGTGAAATAGGTATGAAGGCTTATGTACAATGCATTTCCAAATACTTATGAATTTCCAATAGAAGTCACAAGTTTTGACACTTTTACTGCGCATTTTGGCTTCATTATTCTATCtcaaaggctataataacttgtatttctacaagttaccATACCCATCAGAGCATTTAGATGGAAAGGGTTTTTTGAAGGGGTGACTGCAATAAGGGCGACGTAGTGAACTTGTTCTACAAAGGATATATAAGCGAGGAAAAGCACTACGAGATGATCGAGGGAAATAAAGTTGATGTTGTCTGCTTTTTAGTTAGTACAAATGCTGAATtatttatgtagagacatggaagtggaggcatcttatgtaaagagtttacataagacttaaatcatgaaatagtcacttttaagttatagcaccgttgactatataaaactgactatttcaattattcataacctaggtaacttcaTCTTAATCCTTAGCTAACTATCAACTTTTATTCAAATGGTATTatctttagatctgcataggtgagggcagctcatcagcGCTGGCTCAACAAGTcttccattttaggggtaagatcgaGTGGATGGCTAGGAACATAGGCTGCAAAAAGAAATTCACTCATACCTttcattggctcgagagggaatcggtttataagttggaccttaaaccaattgtttaatagtggatcagtgggacttaaggaacaagatgtagtcttaggaGTAAAATGATATTTCGACCTAGttgaggttacgaacaacctatgaaggattaacttactgatcatggttatatcggATGGACACcaatatatctataatgaggatagtgcaactatgagagtttagtggaatgacttgttagttaatgaatattgattagctcggtcATAAAGGGTTTAGTCAGTTAATTTTGGATCATTGAAGAccatgatctataagtccattaggttctctTGCTAGCtgatatggaattaacttaaaacaatatgttggaatagtttgaattattcaaattaggtaaagagagagaaaccaacaagtatatgtgatatagtcgtcagTTATAGCTTCGAaaaagagctttatgtttaaatgtgatttaaatattaaaaatatgaatataaattcatatttggaagctcgaaattgatggaagtgatcaaagttgtaaaaagtcaaatgttgactattgactttgaaaagtcaaactttagctaactttatattcaaatgtgatttgaattttagaaaaatgaatgcaaaCTTATGCTCgagaggttgaaattagtcaagacgaaaaaatggtaaaaagttaaaatgttgactttagacttgaaaagtcaaagtttgattttgggtaaaatggtcaaatgacccttaactaaagttagtggaaaaatccaacattttattggataatcccactaactcttagtgggctaagtgaaagctcatggtgatgacaccaagcatactaagagaaattggaatggtgattaattccactaattgttagtggaATAATAGGTGTTGAgcttttataaacaaattacatgcatttttttaatataatttgcTTATAAGTagaccattttttaaatttaaaaagacttgccatttttgtataattttattttacaaaaatgttttttaaaaaaatctcaatTATGATTTTTTCACCTAAAAAATTcatctctctctcattttccTTCACCTAATCAGCACCCACAACTTGGTTCTAAGTCCGAAGAATAGTGGGTGTGGTGGTTCTGGTTCGAGTTTGTCAGGAGATCATCAAGGAATCAGAAAGCTTCAAAGGTATGACCTCTTCTAACCTTAATTCATTTAATTAAGGTAGTTTATGTTGCACGTTAATCACTAATTAGTTagttgcaattagagtaaaGTTTTGATCTTTTTCCGCTGCACATGTACCGTTTTCCATCAATAGCTAACAAGGGCAAGAAGGAGTCACTACAAGATGTCAAACTACTGCCGACACATAAAAATTTcgaaaaaagtttaaaatacgTTGGGAACTCATTTCCCAATGCAGAATGGACATTAGGAAGAGGGTCGGAAGAACTGCGCTGGGAGACGTACTCTCAACGCATTACCAACACGGCATCGGGAGTACATGTCTCCCGATGTTTATATTTTCGATTTTATCCATGCGTTAGAAACACAAGATCCCCAACGTTTACATGTCTGATGTCAACCGTGCGTCAGAAACAACCCATGCCTAATGCGATGTCAAAAACCATGTTCTTGATGCTTTCCAGAGTGCGTCGGGATAGAGTCCTTATACCGGACGTATGAGATGCGTCagaaaattgtttaaatatatatatttttatttgtttttctagaaatattttttggTCAATTGTACTATTAGTTTTCTATTCTAATACAATTTGTGCAATATCAAATTAcagaaaataaacaataaattagtaaacaataatataaatatcaAATTCAACAACAATTTAATATGTTGAAGGTTCCATAAGGTTCAATTGTACACTGGCTTTAAAAgatataaatttttgaaaaaaacataaaaattcgTAAAACTACGTATGTCTCCTAACGAGCCACGTACGTCATTCTACATCGATTggacctacaatgatacaaaagtgcctaagtttagtacatatgcatatcactactacaaaaacaggatttcttgacggttttaaactgtcaagagtgattattcttgacggttttaaaaccgtcgttgaatccagtgtcaagaaaggcatttttcatgacagttgtaaaaaacgtcaagaattgttaacgttgacagtttagaaccgtcaagtattccatttttcatgacaatttagaaccgtcaagcataggttttaatgacagtttagaaccgtcaagaatgtgactatgaatgacaaaaaccgtcaagaatgcgaatattcatgacattttaaaaccgtcaagagtgcatttttcatgacattttataaccgtcaagaaagtcgtcgtttatgacattttgtacccgtcaagagtattctttttcatgacatttagaaaccgtcaagagtgatttttaatgacattttagaaccgtcaagaatctCGTTGTTCATGACATTTGCGAACCGTCgagaatttttcatttttttaattgtaatttatttatattattgttcctaTATTATACTCTCATtggtccaagaattcaactacatataaacgacaaatatacatcaaatgacAACTAAACATCATTcattcatatcatttccaaaactttgcatcatattcatatatcatttacaaaaccaatacaTATGAACAGTTCACCTATCAACAACTCACCTAAACTCTAAACCTCAACAAAGTCCCAAATGTATATCAATCAATCCCCACCTCTCCCTCTCCCCCTCCatataaacatttcaaaaaatcaaccacaaaaaataaagtttccTATTTCAGAGATGACAAATAAATCCTAaatcatatgtacgaacccaaaaactcaaccaactcaacccgcacctcatctaactcggcctgtgagtatggttttcttgtatcaatctgtagacatgcaatataaatgaattagtattcataaaaattattatacccacaatATTGGATCAAAAGTAAACTAtctaaagaacaaaataaaCTAGATCAATCCCAATTCTTTAACTCAATCGAATACCAAACTAAAATCACATGACCAGAGTAAAAACGAAGACAAATTAAAACGCTAAAGATTAAGATaattatagcaaaatctatcattgATTGCATCAATCTCATCGTCACTATTAGAAGTCGCACAACTAAAAGACCATAGAAAATCAGAActgaaattaaataaagaataaaatatgaaccTAAAACATCCTTTATGTCACGGAGTCTCTGGGGAACCTTTTTGGCCTGAAGCCTCTTATTATACTAAGAGTAAAAGAAATACAAGAGTATTATGCTAAgagtaaaagaaaataagaaaaaatacagaCTAAAGCTAACACAAAGACCATACTCAAGCAACATAAATATATGAAAGCAACCTAAAAACGAATCTCCATAAGATAAaatcttcaacatttaaataacacccaaaatcttCAACTTCAAATACATATGCATAAGAATATTCTACAATACAAAAACCATCCAGGAAGAATGAGGTTTAGGATTGAGTTGAGTTCAATGCTTCAAGTTGGATAGGTCTTTCTAATGAGTTTAgtaattttccttttctttttttatttttttttaatttttattatttcaatccATCAGAAAGCGATAGAATTCAGTGGGAAAAGACCAGGAGAAAGAAAATAGCGGGGGAAGGATACATGAGGTAGTAGAGAACTATACAATGTTTAGAACTCAAGAATACAGTTGTACAACTTATAGAGTAAGGTCGCAGAAAACTACATAATTTAAAACGccattcaaattaaacaaaattggAAGGAAGTCAGATGGAAGAGAAGTATAATCAACGCAACCAATTAAAAACCTTTTTTTATGAGAAACATATGAAATTACAAAAGGGCATAAAGCCGTGTGGGATTACATAATAACTATATAACTATTATAACATTGGCAAATGGCAAGTATCCAATCCCATTTGTCAAGGGAAAGAAATATCAGTTCACAATACCTTGTGCCCATGGGAATTGGAGTGCTCAACAATGTGGCGTGTACCATATGCAATAGCCTGTACGGTGGCAAGGTACAAAATAGAAAGCTGTTGCTCACTTGTGTCAAGTGTTAACCCATAGATCACTCCTTTTGCTTTTGGATCCGAAATAGGAGACCTAATCCATGGTGCAATCAAATTCATTGATAATCTCTAgcaaggaaaggaagaaaaataactCCTGGAAAAATTACTCGGCAAAATGTCTCAGTCTTTCATTCACCTATTTCCATGAAAATCAGGAAGTATGTGTATATCTTCGGTCAAAGCCGCAAGAAATGGACTTTTCAGATCAACCACCAAATTCTCCAACAACTTGTTCAACATATCAAACACAGAGATATCTGaaagattaaaatttaaaaagaaaaaacaaaagagaagatgaacAATTCCAGATTAGACACAATCATTTAACTTTTAAGTATACTCTACTTTAATCACAGTAGACGACATCAATataatcaaataacaaaaagaGTCATACTTTGCGAAGCAGCACGGTTTGCAAGATGAGGAGAGGCAACATGATTTTGAATTATGTGATCAAGTAGAGCACCAGTAGCACTCTGACCACCTTCAGTAAGCCAATACTCAGGTATCATTGctgacatttaaaaaaaaaactcatgtCATTTAGGAGTTTTATGGAAAAGATGGCAATCATCATTAGAAGAAATACTGCAATAAAACTGTTCCCTCTTTACTAAGCTATGAaagaaatagatattaaatATTAGACATTTGAACTCAGCAACCAACAAAGACAGTAAAATAACAAATTGCTGTATGGTATCAGTAATTGGCACAGAACATATCCATGTAAATTTTGATGGTAAAAGCATTTTCGTTATCCTATTGATAACATAGTCCACCTGCCTCTTTCCTCCTCACCATGCTACTATTTAAAATGAAGAACTTGACAGAAAATATTGGAATTAATTTCAACCATACCTGACCAAAACGGTCCCCATACACCAGGAATAAAGAGCTTATCCCTTGAGACAGCCATATGGCAGGTAGATGTTCCACAAACCAGTGCCATACGATGCAATATCATCTCCTTATCGAAACCTAGAACAGTTAATTTCAATATGAAAGAATGaaatataataagaaaaaaaaagatgaaatatATAGGCAGCGACTTGGGACGAACTTGTGAACGACGGCGGACAAACCTGTTGCGGCGGCGGACGAACCTATTCTGAACGACAACCTACGAACACACCAAATCTTCAGCGGTGGACAAACGCAACGTCTTCAACGGCGGCTTGTGATGAAGGGGGCTTGCGAGCGTAAGCACACCAAATCTTGCGATGAAAGAGATGTGAAGTTTTCGATCGTGAAGAGAAATATGGAGGGGGGAAAGTTAGGgcttttttacaaaatttgggggaaaagaggaaatttgagaaagtaaaattaaaagtggcaaaattttaatttttcccccttttttcctcctatttttttatattgtttttttattattttttcaattaatttagtaattcttgacgtttctaaaacgtcaagaaaaattctcttacttgacgttttaaaaatgtcaagaaattttaaaatttctcagtctccgccttttcattaaaattcttgacgttttaaaacgtcaagaatttaatcgatatttcttgacgtttataaaacgtcaagaatgtaattgatatttcttgacgtttttaaaacgtcaagtataattacatattattttacatttgaaaaacgtcaagaatgtcgattttataataaatcttgacgttttaaaaacgtcaagaatttagaagataatccttgacagtttataacagtcaagaaaaacgttcatattgcttgacggtttaaaaccgtcaagaattcggaaaattgcctcccctccgccttttcatcaaaattcttgacggttttcctattaaaccactcctttcttgacggttttatcaaaaaccgtcaagaaaagaaaaaaccaaccgtcaagaaagggtctttttctagtagtgtatTATCACTGAATAATGTAATGtcaagaacttaagaataatggaaacatatatatgtACTGCAAGGGATCATGGTTCTTGTTGTGCTCGACTCATGTTTTCTCTGAGCTTCCGCATTTGTTTCACTTGTAAAGTTAACATCTTTGATGtctttctttgttctttaaTCACACATTTAGTTTCATCAAGCTCGACCCGTAATTGTACCCCTATCGTGGATTACGAATACGAGGTCAAGGCACTACTAGCACTGGTCGTTTTGCGGGACTTGGGTTTGGGTCGCCAatcaaggccttttgagtagcttTGTCTTCTACCCAAAATAGTCTTACATAACTCATCCCAAGAGAGTGGTTGAGAACGTTCTAAGGTAGGCTGAGACTGGAGTTTAAACATTTGATTTTGCAACAAATTTCGAACTTAAGTTAGTAAGTCACAAATAAAATGGACAAACAAGGACAGAAGTATTGCTTGAATAACTTACATGTACATCCTTTACGGCCTACTATACAAACATGCTAGCTCGAACGTGTTTGTTTGAATAACTTCATACGATTGACTGACTCACCTCGTTGCTCATCGAGCTcgtgctgtcgttgtagaaacgacttcgaCCTGCTGCTATAGTTCTTATATTGTTTTTGTCTAGCAACTttgtttgtccgtgattgctcctgtatgaaaacaattatattatttattttttatacatattaaaagttgaattGAAATAACCATTATAAAATATATCGTTGCTCACCTGGAATGCATAGCTCATGTAATGATCGTAGAGGAAGATCCAATCTTTCATATGTCCCACTAATATATGCGGTGGGTTGGCACTTGCCTCTTCAGGGTCGCTGTACTTTCTGAAGTGCCTATGACAGTGGCCCATGAACTTTTTGAAAGtagtgagcatttgatgctcaacaaatctATTCATTGTTTGATCGTTGAAATCAAGCACGAAAAAGCTCTACACATTACTGAAAACAAgacattagcttggttaacttaaatatgtttcgaatgaaaacaaaattgtGTATTAGACATACCTGTAGGTCACCCTTGACGACCTTGATGTATTCTTTTTCTAGGTCCGCCCACCTAAGGTAGTAGAATGGAAATGTCTTCCTTACACACATGTTGATTGCCAGGCTTAACCGAACAACGTGAGGTGAAATACGTTTCTCTACGCCAGAGTCTATGGACATCGGAATCCTCCTATTGACATGAACGTAATGCTCTAACTTCAGAAATCAAGACTGCACAAATCTCCTAGTAGTCGGAGATGGTTGAGTAGATTTTGCTAAATAAGTTAAAATAACAAGTTAATGTGAGAAATAAGTTCAAATAATTACGAGTTAACATACCAATAGACTCACCCAAATTGTCGCCCACCGATGACGATCCTCCTATAGTGTTATTTAAATCCTTGATGAACTCGCGGAACATCGCGTCTTTCTCATTGAAACCACTCGAGAATGACGATATAGTACCTGtagacatagaaaacaaacattcattaaacAAATACGAACACGTAATCAGATTCgaaatataaactaaataaatatgtgggtacgtggTTTGTCACTATCATTCGTCGTCGCTTATTCCGCTTTGATGTGACAATTGTTCATTCCCATCGTCTATGAAGTCGTCAGCGACATGATGCACAATtggtctttcaacgattgtaGGATCAACGTCAGTCCTGCACAGAGTGTCATCTTCAATGTCTTTATCCACTCGATGGTTGACAATGATTTCAAGTACATTCAACTGCTTATTCTTAAGATCGTCCAATCCGGACACATCTCATATACACTTATTTTGGACCACTTCGACAACCTTGCAATTACTACAATTATTTGGGTCATTTAAGTAAAATACTTGATGTGCCTGCGTTGCAAGAATTATCAATTCCTCGAAAACCAAAAACAGGATGTGTTGATAGCTTTGTACCCTAATTCAACATGTGTCCTTTGACATTTGTTGTCGTCGTtgtcataccaccgacacttaaatagccaaacaCTTCTTCCCCTTAGATATTGAATGTACAACACTTCATCCAGAACACCATAGAAATTATTGTGTCCACTTCTACTTGCATTGCTTTCACCGATTACCATCACTTCACTATTTTATATAGTGCATCGAAGATCACATTTTAATGTGTGAAATCTCACCCTACCCACAATGCATCCATTAGAACATCGAACGCCAAATGATGGTTCCATTATAATTGAGAAGAAATCGTGAGATATATTTTCAGTCTCACGCAATTCTATAACCTGAAATCCATGAGACAATAATTATATACATTCACGTGCAAATATGTTAGTGCGTACATGTCAGCTATCAAATGCATGCACACTATATACCTGATTTTGGAACTATTTAAGGAATCCCTGTTGATGTCTTTTGCATAAATCAGTAGCATTTTGAGCTTGCCGATGTATTAACCTCAAATGTTTTCTAACATGgatgattatgagtttaatttgtgtaacaacaatgtataaTAAATACTGAATAACTATATGTAACAAATACAAAGATAAGAAATTCTTAGTTACGATACTCCAATATTTCGTCTACATTGTTGAGgatgtaccaatggaagaggAATTTCTCTTCTTGTGATAGAGTTCGAAGACTTGACGCACCTAATTgtcgtactttctgcttgaaaatttcaaactcaCCAATCACCTCGTCATTTGAAATAGTACCATCATTTTGCTCTTCTCTAGTGAATCGAGTCTCAATACCACTTAGGTAACGCGAACAAAAGGTACtcgattcattcatcacatatgcTTCGGCAATAGAGCCCTCGAGACGTGCTTTGTCCCGAACATACTATTTAAAAGtgcgtagacttctttcaattAGATATATCCAACTATAAGAAACTGGACCAGTAACCTtgatttcatatggtaagtgaacaaCAAGGTGTACCATAAGCAGAAGAAGacaggtggaaatattctttcaaacttacaaagtatgattatgatatctgcttgcaatTTGTCCAACTCACTTACTCTTATCATTCTGACGCACAAGTCACGGAAAAAACTACATAGTTTGGTAATAACAGTGTACATTTTTcggtaagaatgctcgaataccaatagGTAGCAGTCAATGTAATAAAATTTGACAATCATACATTTTGAGACCtgatatttttccctctctttcatTCATACATCGTGAAATATTATAAACAAATCCATCGAAAAACCTAACTGATTTTATgaacttgcaaaactcaactCGCTTT containing:
- the LOC127150843 gene encoding uncharacterized protein LOC127150843, with translation MILHRMALVCGTSTCHMAVSRDKLFIPGVWGPFWSAMIPEYWLTEGGQSATGALLDHIIQNHVASPHLANRAASQNISVFDMLNKLLENLVVDLKSPFLAALTEDIHILPDFHGNRSPISDPKAKGVIYGLTLDTSEQQLSILYLATVQAIAYGTRHIVEHSNSHGHKVL